The Thermostichus vulcanus str. 'Rupite' genome has a segment encoding these proteins:
- a CDS encoding TetR/AcrR family transcriptional regulator C-terminal domain-containing protein yields the protein MSALPLTRERILDAALKWVDAEGLEALSMRKLAQVLGVKAMSLYNHVANKDEIIDALVDRVIGEMALPDPALDWKAAMRRRAISAHEVLLRHPWATMPIVSRMNVGPAMLRYVDATLGCLLRAGFSAEMADHAWNAIDSHIYGFTLLELNFPIAATEYVSMAKQFIHRIPPDQYPHMHHLTRLIIQGDYDGLHHFEFGLELILNGLEQALTLRSPG from the coding sequence ATGTCTGCCTTGCCCCTAACCCGAGAGCGGATCCTCGATGCTGCCCTAAAGTGGGTGGATGCCGAAGGACTAGAAGCCCTGTCGATGCGCAAGCTGGCCCAAGTGCTGGGGGTGAAGGCAATGTCGCTCTACAACCATGTGGCCAACAAGGATGAGATTATCGATGCGCTTGTGGATCGGGTGATCGGCGAGATGGCATTGCCGGATCCCGCCTTGGATTGGAAAGCCGCGATGCGGCGGCGGGCTATCTCGGCACACGAGGTGCTGCTGCGTCATCCCTGGGCAACAATGCCGATTGTGTCGCGGATGAATGTCGGGCCAGCCATGTTGCGCTATGTGGATGCCACACTGGGCTGTTTGCTGAGGGCGGGCTTTTCTGCGGAAATGGCGGATCATGCCTGGAATGCGATAGACAGCCACATCTATGGCTTCACGCTGCTGGAGCTAAACTTCCCGATTGCAGCAACGGAGTATGTTTCCATGGCTAAGCAGTTTATCCACCGGATCCCGCCGGATCAGTATCCCCACATGCATCACTTGACCCGTCTCATCATTCAAGGAGACTATGACGGCCTACATCATTTTGAGTTTGGCCTTGAGTTAATCCTCAATGGTTTAGAACAAGCCCTGACACTACGTTCGCCGGGTTGA
- a CDS encoding alpha/beta fold hydrolase — MSHTPPLHGLNSQASDSEAVLPRYGHSQTWHWRGWPVHFTYTPSRAQTTTGQVNLSGAPVLLIHGFGASVGHWRHNIIPLGSQRSVYALDLLGYGGSAKPEIAYSVDLWVEQVYEFWQTHIQQPMILVGHSIGGLVGVIAAARYPQMVKGLCLISCADGPHPEELPAPWDGLVQALCDGILAVLGCPLTYPYLFNWLRQTEVLRAWIKNVYKRDEQVDDELVQIFQKPTFDPGASHVFLDSLRAIISRRFDSPKRLLPTLKMPILLLWGREDPAVPSFLADQFKRWQPALTLVKLPGVGHCAHDELPDWVNVLIGEWAASLEVSSGYTSGQGRVGSPRSAVEP; from the coding sequence TTGTCACACACTCCTCCCTTACACGGACTGAACTCTCAGGCCTCGGATTCCGAGGCGGTTCTCCCCCGCTATGGGCACTCGCAAACCTGGCACTGGCGCGGTTGGCCTGTCCACTTTACCTACACCCCTAGCCGCGCTCAAACAACAACTGGACAAGTCAATCTCAGTGGGGCCCCAGTCCTTTTGATCCACGGGTTCGGTGCCTCTGTGGGTCACTGGCGGCACAACATTATCCCCCTGGGATCCCAGCGCTCGGTGTATGCCCTGGATTTGTTGGGGTATGGAGGCAGCGCCAAGCCGGAGATCGCCTATAGCGTCGATCTGTGGGTGGAGCAGGTGTACGAGTTTTGGCAAACCCATATTCAGCAGCCGATGATCCTGGTGGGTCACTCGATTGGGGGTTTGGTGGGAGTGATCGCGGCGGCCCGCTATCCGCAGATGGTGAAGGGATTGTGTTTGATTAGCTGTGCGGATGGCCCCCATCCCGAGGAGTTGCCCGCCCCTTGGGATGGCTTGGTACAGGCTTTGTGCGATGGGATCCTGGCGGTGCTGGGGTGCCCCCTCACCTATCCGTACCTATTCAACTGGCTGCGGCAAACGGAGGTGCTGCGAGCTTGGATCAAGAATGTTTACAAACGAGATGAACAAGTCGACGACGAACTGGTGCAGATTTTCCAGAAACCCACTTTTGATCCCGGCGCTTCCCATGTGTTTTTGGATAGCCTACGGGCGATCATCAGCCGCCGCTTCGACAGCCCCAAGCGCTTGTTACCCACGCTGAAAATGCCGATTTTGTTGCTCTGGGGCCGAGAGGATCCGGCGGTGCCTAGCTTTTTGGCGGATCAGTTCAAGCGGTGGCAACCGGCCCTAACGCTGGTCAAATTGCCGGGAGTGGGCCACTGTGCCCATGATGAGTTGCCGGATTGGGTGAATGTGTTGATTGGAGAGTGGGCTGCCAGTTTGGAGGTGAGTTCTGGTTACACCTCAGGGCAAGGGCGAGTGGGATCCCCCCGTTCTGCAGTAGAACCCTAG
- a CDS encoding flavin prenyltransferase UbiX has protein sequence MISSKPIILGISGASGMLYAVRTLHVLLSLDYHVELVASKAAYQVWQGEQRIPLPVDPEQQARFWRKQAESETGSLICHRWQDVGATIASGSYRTQGMLVIPCSMGTVAKLAAGLSSDLLERAADVQLKEGRRLVVVPRETPFSLIHLRNLTTLAEAGVRIVPAIPAWYHQPRTILDLVDFVVVKALDQFGIDSDLIQRWQGMQQHSALTLPPDA, from the coding sequence TTGATTTCGTCCAAACCCATCATCCTTGGCATATCCGGCGCATCGGGAATGCTCTACGCAGTGCGTACTTTGCACGTCTTGCTCAGCTTGGACTACCACGTCGAATTGGTGGCCTCCAAGGCTGCCTACCAGGTGTGGCAAGGGGAGCAGCGGATACCACTGCCGGTGGATCCGGAGCAACAGGCCCGCTTTTGGCGAAAACAAGCGGAAAGTGAGACGGGATCCCTGATTTGTCATCGGTGGCAGGATGTGGGGGCGACCATTGCCAGTGGCTCTTACCGCACGCAGGGAATGTTGGTAATCCCTTGCAGCATGGGCACTGTGGCCAAACTGGCCGCCGGGCTCAGTTCGGATTTGCTGGAACGGGCCGCTGATGTGCAACTGAAAGAGGGGCGGCGCTTGGTGGTGGTGCCCCGAGAAACCCCTTTTAGCTTGATTCACCTGCGCAACCTAACCACCTTGGCAGAAGCAGGCGTGCGGATTGTACCGGCGATCCCCGCTTGGTATCATCAGCCGCGCACTATTTTGGATCTGGTGGATTTTGTTGTGGTGAAGGCATTGGATCAATTCGGTATCGACAGCGACTTGATTCAGCGTTGGCAAGGGATGCAACAGCACAGTGCCCTAACCTTACCTCCAGACGCTTAG